A part of Bacillus thuringiensis genomic DNA contains:
- a CDS encoding siderophore ABC transporter substrate-binding protein, whose translation MKKTMLLKLVSILAIFTLMLVACSDSGKETSKANKGDSSDKPKTVEITDAHGTVKVPVNPKNVVALDNRTFETLADWGIKLAAAPKDIMPADSAYKKDDSVKNIGNHREPNLEIIAAANPELVIVGQRFADHYEEIKKLVPNAAVIDLNFDVSEKATKPGENLVKGLKDSTTTLGKIFAKDKEAKQLVADFDKSIEKAKSAYNGKDKVMSVIVTGGNIGFAAPHSGRVWGPMYEIFGWTPALEVSNSTAGHKGDDVSVEAIAQTNPDWLFVLDRDAATSDAAKSAPAQDVISKSPALQNTTAVSKKQVIYAPADTYTNESIQTYVELFGNIAKTLAK comes from the coding sequence ATGAAAAAAACTATGCTTTTAAAATTAGTAAGTATTCTAGCAATTTTCACTTTAATGTTAGTAGCTTGCTCAGATTCAGGTAAGGAAACTTCGAAAGCTAATAAAGGTGATAGTAGTGATAAGCCAAAAACGGTTGAAATCACTGATGCTCATGGAACTGTTAAAGTCCCTGTAAATCCAAAGAATGTAGTTGCTTTAGATAATAGAACTTTTGAAACTTTAGCTGATTGGGGAATTAAATTAGCGGCTGCTCCAAAGGATATCATGCCTGCGGATTCAGCATATAAAAAAGATGATTCAGTTAAAAATATCGGGAATCACCGCGAACCAAATCTTGAAATTATTGCAGCGGCAAATCCTGAACTTGTAATCGTTGGTCAAAGATTTGCTGATCATTACGAAGAAATCAAAAAATTAGTGCCAAATGCAGCTGTTATTGATCTTAATTTTGATGTTTCTGAGAAGGCTACTAAGCCTGGAGAAAACTTAGTAAAAGGACTTAAAGATTCTACAACTACTTTAGGAAAAATCTTTGCTAAAGATAAAGAAGCTAAACAATTAGTAGCTGATTTTGATAAATCTATTGAAAAAGCAAAATCTGCTTATAACGGAAAAGATAAAGTTATGAGTGTTATCGTTACTGGTGGGAATATTGGTTTTGCTGCTCCACATTCTGGTCGTGTTTGGGGACCAATGTATGAAATTTTCGGTTGGACTCCAGCATTAGAAGTTTCGAATTCTACTGCAGGTCATAAAGGTGATGACGTTTCTGTTGAAGCTATCGCACAAACAAATCCTGATTGGCTTTTCGTATTAGATCGTGATGCTGCAACATCTGATGCAGCTAAGTCAGCTCCTGCTCAGGATGTTATTTCTAAATCACCAGCTCTTCAAAATACAACTGCTGTTTCTAAAAAACAAGTTATTTATGCACCAGCAGATACTTACACAAATGAATCAATTCAGACTTACGTAGAGTTATTTGGAAATATTGCAAAAACTTTAGCTAAGTAG